One window of the Peromyscus leucopus breed LL Stock chromosome 17, UCI_PerLeu_2.1, whole genome shotgun sequence genome contains the following:
- the LOC114701144 gene encoding LOW QUALITY PROTEIN: probable E3 ubiquitin-protein ligase TRIML2 (The sequence of the model RefSeq protein was modified relative to this genomic sequence to represent the inferred CDS: inserted 3 bases in 3 codons), whose translation MSQKPMLCLLRSLTEEACCGTHLQPLQLFCDDDQVTLCSECFQSAEHKQHVVYGIQEAAEYYRKLLQETLGVFREKLEAAKSLLMEEQERMVVIQEDEKRFKDMIRTEYNMRFLLLTEELELCFLRLSVCESDLDLKDAHQNELRNFSAELNHEFQEMLQGLSHVGRENMSKLKASEVCVGKHLCXLQKTITELEKKCGEPAIPLLQNAKCYLERIESLLLQSLKPAQITDLSSCLILRMNKALLRFQRHITLEPDTAHPXLVLSEDLRSMRFGDIPQSVPDNPGRLDFSASVLGAESFNSGRHYWEVAVGQATHWQLGVCDCTERKDSVPQASGNKFLLMGTMMGADYTFWIFXPLRKVCLGKQMFKVGVFLDFGCGQVSFYNVTEQSFIYSFSDLTFQGAVTPIFSLCVPSGGVSSDSLTVCLPQIHS comes from the exons ATGTCCCAAAAGCCCATGCTCTGTTTACTTCGCAGCCTCACAGAGGAGGCCTGCTGTGGAACACACCTGCAGCCATTGCAGCTCTTCTGTGACGATGACCAAGTCACGTTGTGCAGTGAATGTTTCCAGTCTGCAGAGCACAAGCAGCATGTGGTATATGGGATACAAGAGGCTGCTGAGTATTATAGG AAGTTACTCCAGGAAACACTGGGTGTGTTCAGGGAGAAGCTGGAAGCAGCTAAAAGCTTACTGATGGAGGAGCAAGAGAGAATGGTGGTCATTCAG gaagatgagaagaggTTTAAGGACATGATCAGGACTGAGTACAACATGAGATTCCTGCTGCTGACTGAAGAGCTGGAGCTGTGCTTTCTGAGACTGTCAGTCTGTGAATCTGACCTGGATTTGAAAGATGCTCATCAGAACGAACTGAGGAACTTTAGTGCTGAGCTcaatcatgagttccaggaaatgctaCAG GGACTTAGCCACGTGGGGAGAGAAAACATGAGCAAACTGAAGGCCAGTGAAGTCTGCGTTGGTAAGCACCTCT AGCTCCAGAAGACCATCACGGAGCTGGAGAAGAAGTGTGGTGAACCTGCCATACCATTGCTGCAG AATGCAAAGTGCTACTTAGAAAG gattgaATCTCTATTGCTTCAGAGCCTAAAGCCAGCTCAGATCACAGACCTGAGTTCATGCCTGATACTAAGAATGAACAAAGCACTACTGAGGTTCCAAA GACATATAACTTTGGAGCCAGACACAGCTCATC TCCTTGTCTTATCTGAGGACCTGAGAAGCATGCGATTTGGAGATATTCCACAGAGTGTGCCTGACAATCCAGGGAGACTGGACTTCAGTGCTTCCGTGCTGGGTGCAGAGAGCTTCAACTCAGGgaggcattattgggaggtggcTGTGGGACAGGCCACACACTGGCAGTTGGGCGTATGTGACTGtacagagaggaaggacagcgTACCCCAGGCTTCCGGAAATAAGTTCTTGCTCATGGGGACCATGATGGGGGCCGATTACACCTTCTGGATCT CCCCTTTAAGAAAGGTCTGTCTGGGAAAGCAAATGTTCAAAGTTGGAGTCTTCCTTGACTTTGGTTGTGGGCAGGTATCATTCTACAACGTGACAGAGCAGTCTTTCATTTATAGTTTCTCTGACCTTACCTTCCAAGGAGCAGTCACACCtatattttctctttgtgttcCAAGTGGAGGTGTGAGTTCAGACTCTCTTACTGTCTGTCTCCCTCAGATCCATTCCTGA